DNA sequence from the Acetobacteroides hydrogenigenes genome:
TCTAAGGACGCAAGCCTTGCGTCCCTACAAGTCATTCCCGCAGTACGAGAGGTTGAAGCTCTTGTTGCAAATAGGGAAATCGGAGATCTCCTGATCGCGAACGGCTAGGGCTAGGGCAAACCAGTTATGGAACGATGGATCTTTCACCTTGTAGTGATCGATTGCTCCTTCATCGTTGGTTATTGCCACGTGACAAATCTCGCCGCGCCAGCCTTCCACCAGCGAAATGGCTAAGGTGTCGGGAGCAAATGCTAAGCCGAAGTTGGGAGTAGCAGAGGTGGCCTGATAGTCGAGCTTATCGAGCATATCCAGCACCCTATCTATCGACTGTACCACCTCGTCGGCACGCAGCTTAGCACGAGCCATTACGTCGCCCGAATCCATGAGTATTGGTTCGTGTTCAAGGTTCCTATATGCAAGGTAAGGGTTGCTCTTTCGGGTATCGCGGTTAAGGTTGGATGTTCGGGCAGCCATTCCAACGGCACCAATTCCGCGAGCCTGCTCGGTGGTAACAATGCCAATCCCCTCGAAACGGGCAAGCACGGAAGGAAGCGAGAAGAGCCTATCGGTAAACTGCCCGTACTCGCGCTTTACCTTGGTTAGATTCTTTACAATTTCATCGCGAACATCAGCAGTAAGCGGATAACGCGTTCCGGCAGGACGAATAATGCCTTTACCAAAACGGTTGCCGCACCAGAACTGCGTAGTATTTATCATTACTGTTCGCAAAGCCTCGCAAACTACCTGTCCGAGCTGATAGGCTACGTCGCCACAAAGAGCAGCGGTATCGCCAATATGAACGGCAACACGCTCCATCTCCTGAGCAATCACTCGCTCCTGGGCAAGACGCTCGTCAACCTCAACACCAGAAAGCGCTTCGGTAACGAGGGCAAAGCCAAGGCCATGCGACACGGCGCTATCGCCCGCAATATTTTCTGAAAGAATTGTCTTTTTAAGAAGCGAAGAATCGTCGGCCATTAGGGTTTCCACCCCACGATGCTGGTAGCCCAGCTGAATTTCGAGATGCAGCACCTTTTCGCCATTGCAGATAAAGCGGAAGTGCCCCGGCTCGATAACCCCGGCATGAATTGGGCCAACGCCCACCTCGTGCAGCTCCGTTCCATCAATCCTATAAAACGGATAGGAGTCCATCCAATCCGAATACGAACGGTTGTAGGGGTAGCGAACAGGCTTAAGCCAGGGATGCCCTTCGAAGGTTACCCCAAAATTTTCGGCAATCTCGCGCTCGTAGATGTGCATTGCAGGAATCTTCGCCGTTAGAGAAGGTAACGTTGCACGCTCGTTGCACCTATATCCGTATATTATGATATCGCCAGCGCCATCCGAAAGAACGATGAAGCAGGTTAACGCCCCATTGTCGGGCTTGGCGAAGTAGCTAACGCAACGGCAATCGGGATTATGAAGGATATGGATAGCTTGCTCGAAGAATAGATCATACTCCAGCATTGGGATATCGGCAAGCTTTACAGTTGCCGGATTTCCTTTTATCCTAACGTACTGATGATACTGGTTCATGTACTACTTTATTGCTTCGTTAATAAGGTTCATCACAAATCCATCTTTAAAAAAGAAGACGTAGAAGGCTAATCCTATAAGGAGGTATTGAACAGCCGTAAGCGACATCGAGAGCTTAAATCCGGTTGGCTTTACCGTTTCTTTAGCGTACAGGATGGATAGCAACTTTTGTACAATGGCGTATACGCAGCATAGCAGCACCAGCACAAGAACCGTGAAAAGAATCCAACGCTCCTGCGCCAGCATGGCTTTAAATATCGTCAGCTCCGAAACGAACAAGCCGGATGGAGGAAACGCAACAATGCCAAGCGTTCCGAGCATTAGCACCAGCGCTCCGGCCGAATAGTGCCTTATGTAGCCGCCCATCTTAGAGATTTCGTAGGTATCGAAGGTGTTGCGCACCTGACGAACCTGAAAGAAGAGCGCCGCTTTAAGGAAGGTGTGGGCAATGATATGGATAAATGCAGCGTAACGGGCAACGCCTCCAATCCCGAGGGCAATGGCAACCAATCCCATGTTCTCGAGGGTAGAGTAGGCCAGCAGACGCTTCAGGTTGTTCGATTTAAGCAGGTAGGTTGCCGCAACTATCACCGAAAGAATCCCAGAAAGTATTAGCACATTCGAAGCCCACTGCCCAACGATGGTTCCATCGAGGATGTTTAGCAAACGGTAGATTGCCACAAAGCCACCGTTCACCATCAGAGTAGACATAACGGCAGAGATTGGAGGCGGCGCAATGGTGTTTGCATCGATACCCACCGTATGCATGGGGAAGAGCTCCATCTTGGTGCTGAATCCAACCAGCACAAAAAGAAAGGCAATTCGCAGATAGGCTGGATTGGCGTTTGCAGCCAACACTTCAAGACCTTTATACGATAGAGGAATATCACCGCTATTAGAAACGATGGTTCCTAGGAAAAGGATTCCCATATAGGCCAGCGCAATACCAATGGAGCTAACAAAGATATACTTCCAGGTAGCTTCCAGCGCATGCGTGCTGCGGTGATGGTATATGAGCACCGATACAGTAAGCGTGGTGGCCTCCATAAAAACCCACAGCACGATAAGGTTATTGGATAGGTAAACGCCCACAAGCGAGGTAAGCAGACCTGTAAGCCCCGCAATGTATAGAGGAATTCCTCGTTTAGACTCGTGTGTCAAATAGTAAAAGCTATGAATGAAGGCTGGAATAGCAACCACCACCATCAACGAAAGCATTATAACGGCAGTACCATCGAAGGTAAAGTACACCAGCTCGGTTTGCCCCTTGCTTGCATAGGCTCGCACCAAAAGCGCAATAAGGTTGACAATAAATAAACCCGAAAGCACCTTACTCGCTAAAGGATTTCGGAGAGAGAGCATCAGCCCAACTAAAACAACAGATATGATAAAAAAGTACAGCATCCCCCTAATCCTTAAGTGATGATAAATCCTCCACATCGGGGTCGTTCAACCGTTTCCCGATACGCGAAGCAAAAACGCCCAAAATTAAAACGCTGGCAAAAAGGTCGAGTAGGATACCTACGTTAACCAAGAACGGCATCTCGGAACCAACGGCCAACGAGAACATGAAAACGCCGTTCTCCAGCACAAGAAATCCCACCAAATGAGGGAATATCTTCTTATGGGTAATTACAAGAATCAACCCTGTGAAAACCGAAAAGAGCGCGGTAATCATAAATATCTTTTCGATGTTGCCGATCTTAAGCATATCGCCCAGAACCACGCTAACGCCCATTGCCACCAGCACAAGCAGCAACGAGTAGAAGGCAGGAACGGCCTTGGCATGCACCTTAGCAACCTTCATCTTTTTAACGATATTCCTCAGCAGCACCGGAACAGCAATTGCCTTGAAGATGAGGGTTTCTGCGACAACAAATATCAGCGAAGCGAGGTCGTTGGCCCCCGAGAGCTCGGAGAAGGCCAAGAAGAACAGAAGCACCCCCTGCAATGCAACCAGCTTGAGGTAGGTTGCAAACCGCTCGGCAATGGAGATGTACATT
Encoded proteins:
- a CDS encoding hydrogenase large subunit, with amino-acid sequence MNQYHQYVRIKGNPATVKLADIPMLEYDLFFEQAIHILHNPDCRCVSYFAKPDNGALTCFIVLSDGAGDIIIYGYRCNERATLPSLTAKIPAMHIYEREIAENFGVTFEGHPWLKPVRYPYNRSYSDWMDSYPFYRIDGTELHEVGVGPIHAGVIEPGHFRFICNGEKVLHLEIQLGYQHRGVETLMADDSSLLKKTILSENIAGDSAVSHGLGFALVTEALSGVEVDERLAQERVIAQEMERVAVHIGDTAALCGDVAYQLGQVVCEALRTVMINTTQFWCGNRFGKGIIRPAGTRYPLTADVRDEIVKNLTKVKREYGQFTDRLFSLPSVLARFEGIGIVTTEQARGIGAVGMAARTSNLNRDTRKSNPYLAYRNLEHEPILMDSGDVMARAKLRADEVVQSIDRVLDMLDKLDYQATSATPNFGLAFAPDTLAISLVEGWRGEICHVAITNDEGAIDHYKVKDPSFHNWFALALAVRDQEISDFPICNKSFNLSYCGNDL
- a CDS encoding complex I subunit 5 family protein → MLYFFIISVVLVGLMLSLRNPLASKVLSGLFIVNLIALLVRAYASKGQTELVYFTFDGTAVIMLSLMVVVAIPAFIHSFYYLTHESKRGIPLYIAGLTGLLTSLVGVYLSNNLIVLWVFMEATTLTVSVLIYHHRSTHALEATWKYIFVSSIGIALAYMGILFLGTIVSNSGDIPLSYKGLEVLAANANPAYLRIAFLFVLVGFSTKMELFPMHTVGIDANTIAPPPISAVMSTLMVNGGFVAIYRLLNILDGTIVGQWASNVLILSGILSVIVAATYLLKSNNLKRLLAYSTLENMGLVAIALGIGGVARYAAFIHIIAHTFLKAALFFQVRQVRNTFDTYEISKMGGYIRHYSAGALVLMLGTLGIVAFPPSGLFVSELTIFKAMLAQERWILFTVLVLVLLCCVYAIVQKLLSILYAKETVKPTGFKLSMSLTAVQYLLIGLAFYVFFFKDGFVMNLINEAIK